AATCTTACGGCTCAGAGTGTTCCGGTGAATGCCCAGGGCGCGAGCGGCGCGCGACTGGTTGCCGTTCTCCTCTTCCAAAACGCGCGTGATGAACTTCTTCTCAAATTCACCAACGGCTTCGTCAAATAAGATTCCTCGTTCCACCATAGTGGCGATGAGCGATTCGAGCTGGTCTTTCACAGGGGACTCCCTTCGCCGAGATTATGAGAAAGCGCCCGGCTGGCTATCTAGTTCGCAGCCTGTCAGACGGCGGAAAGCCTCCCGGTACCGCGTCGAGGTGGCTTCGGCTATCTCGGCGGGCAAGGAAGGCGCTGGCGGTTCCTTGTTCCACCCGATCTGTTCCAGATAGTCGCGCACAAATTGCTTGTCAAAAGAGGGCTGGGGCCGGCCCGGCGCGTAGCCATCACGCGGCCAGAAGCGGGAGGAATCGGGCGTCAGGGCTTCATCAATCAAAATAATATCGTTGTCCCGCCGTTCCTGGCGAGGAGACTCCCCGGCTACCAGCCGCCCAAACTCAAACTTCGTGTCAGCGATCAAGATGCCGCGTTCGGCAGCGTGGCCAACCGCCCGGCGATAAATTTTCACGCTCAGGTCTCGCAGGATTTCTGCCTCTTCCCCGCCAAGGCGACCAACTACATCGTCGAAAGAGATGTTTTCGTCATGGCCGGTGGCGCTCTTGGTGGCCGGAGTGAAGATTGGATCCGGCAGTTCTTCCGACTCGCGCAGCCCGGCCGCCAATTTGATTCCGCAAACGGAACCGGAGCGGACATACTCTTTCCAAGCTGAACCGGAAAGATAGCCGCGCACCACGCACTCGACAGGAAAGGGTTGCGCGCGCGTCACCAGCATGGAACGTCCTTCCAGTTGCCGGCGGAAGTCACTCAATTCCGGGGGATAGGCTTCCACTTGGGCCGAGATGAGATGGTTTGAGACAATCGGCCGCAGCAACTCAAACCAGAACACCGAAAGCTGAGTCAGAACCTTGCCCTTGTCCGGAATCCCCGTCGGCAATACGAAGTCAAAGGCGGAAATGCGGTCGGTCGCAACCATCAGCAACCGCCCGTTGAGCTCGTACAAGTCCCGGACTTTCCCTCGGGAAAAAAGCGGAACTCGAGAGAGATTCGTCTCGAGTAAAACCGGCTTCACGTGACCCACTCGGACAACGCGGGCGCTATTGTAGCTCTTTGCCTTTGCTTGTCAACGGAAAGAAGCCAAAATTCGGAGGAGGTGCAAAAACTGTGGAAAAGCTTTGGAAAAACTTTCAGGCCGCGGTCGCTTCGGCTTCCTCCCCGAAGTTCACTGAGACCAACTTCGAGACTCCCGGCTCCTGCATCGTCACGCCGTAGAGCACCGGCGCCATCTCCATCGTCTTCTTGTTGTGCGTGATCAAAATGAACTGATTGTGTCGGGCCATTTCCTGAATCATGGCCGTGAAACGGCCGACGTTGGCCTCATCGAGCGGAGCATCCACCTCGTCGAGGATGCAGAACGGGCTTGGCTGGAAACGGAAAATCGCCAGGAGCAGAGCTAGCGCAG
This window of the Candidatus Acidiferrales bacterium genome carries:
- a CDS encoding helix-turn-helix domain-containing protein, which produces MKDQLESLIATMVERGILFDEAVGEFEKKFITRVLEEENGNQSRAARALGIHRNTLSRKIESYKLDHQPRRNGRGRH
- a CDS encoding phosphoribosylaminoimidazolesuccinocarboxamide synthase, coding for MGHVKPVLLETNLSRVPLFSRGKVRDLYELNGRLLMVATDRISAFDFVLPTGIPDKGKVLTQLSVFWFELLRPIVSNHLISAQVEAYPPELSDFRRQLEGRSMLVTRAQPFPVECVVRGYLSGSAWKEYVRSGSVCGIKLAAGLRESEELPDPIFTPATKSATGHDENISFDDVVGRLGGEEAEILRDLSVKIYRRAVGHAAERGILIADTKFEFGRLVAGESPRQERRDNDIILIDEALTPDSSRFWPRDGYAPGRPQPSFDKQFVRDYLEQIGWNKEPPAPSLPAEIAEATSTRYREAFRRLTGCELDSQPGAFS